Proteins encoded together in one Oenanthe melanoleuca isolate GR-GAL-2019-014 chromosome 7, OMel1.0, whole genome shotgun sequence window:
- the GAD1 gene encoding glutamate decarboxylase 1, giving the protein MASSAPSSSNDAPDPTPPNLRPTTYDSWCGVAHGCTRKIGLKICGFLQRTNSLEDKSRIVSSLKEKQSSKSLLACENSEKESRFRRTETDFSNLYARDLLPSKNGEEQTMQFLLEVVDILLNYVRKTFDRSTKVLDFHHPHQLLEGMEGFNLELSDNPESLEQILVDCRDTLKYGVRTGHPRFFNQLSTGLDIIGLAGEWLTSTANTNMFTYEIAPVFVLMEQITLRKMREIIGWSNKDGDGIFSPGGAISNMYSIMAARYKYFPEVKTKGMAAVPKLVLFTSEHSHYSIKKAGAALGFGTDNVVLIKCNERGKIIPADLEAKILEAKEKGYVPLFVNATAGTTVFGAFDPIQEIADICEKYNLWLHVDAAWGGGLLMSRKHRHKLNGIERANSVTWNPHKMMGVLLQCSAILVREKGILQGCNQMCAGYLFQPDKQYDVSYDTGDKAIQCGRHVDIFKFWLMWKAKGTVGFENQINKCLELAEYLYTKIKNREEFEMVFEGEPEHTNVCFWYIPPSLRGMPDSDERREKLHRVAPKIKALMMESGTTMVGYQPQGDKVNFFRMVISNPAATKSDIDFLIEEIERLGQDL; this is encoded by the exons ATGGCTTCCTCCGCTCCCTCGTCCTCCAACGATGCTCCGGACCCCACCCCACCTAATCTGCGACCCACAA CTTACGACTCGTGGTGCGGCGTGGCTCACGGGTGCACCAGGAAGATCGGGCTGAAGATTTGCG GGTTCCTGCAAAGGACCAACAGCCTGGAAGACAAGAGCCGGATCGTCAGCTCTCTGAAGGAGAAGCAGTCCTCCAAAAGCCTGCTGGCATGCGAGAACAGTGAGAAAGAATCCAGGTTCCGGCGCACCGAGACAGACTTTTCCAATCTGTATGCCAGAG ATTTGTTGCCCTCCAAGAATGGTGAGGAGCAGACCATGCAGTTCCTGCTGGAGGTTGTGGACATCCTCCTCAACTACGTGAGGAAGACTTTTGACAGATCCACCAAAGTGCTGGACTTCCACCACCCGCACCAGCTCCTGGAGGGCATGGAGGGCTTCAACCTGGAGCTTTCGGACAACCCTGAGTCCCTGGAGCAGATTCTGGTGGATTGTCGGGACACACTGAAATACGGAGTGAGGACAG GTCATCCTCGCTTTTTCAATCAGCTGTCCACAGGACTGGACATTATCGGCTTGGCTGGGGAGTGGCTGACATCTACTGCCAATACAAACAT GTTTACCTATGAAATTGCCCCTGTTTTTGTCCTCATGGAACAAATAACACTTCGAAAGATGAGGGAGATTATTGGATGGTCAAATAAAGATGGTGATGGAATATTCTCACCTG GAGGAGCAATCTCCAACATGTACAGCATAATGGCTGCACGCTACAAGTACTTCCCTGAAGTGAAAACCAAAGGCATGGCTGCAGTCCCTAAACTGGTTCTCTTTACCTCAGAACAT AGTCACTACTCAATAAAGAAAGCTGGAGCCGCACTTGGATTTGGAACAGACAATGTTGTTTTGATAAAATGCAATGAAAG AGGCAAAATAATACCAGCTGATTTGGAGGCAAAAATTctggaagcaaaagaaaag GGTTATGTTCCTCTTTTTGTAAACGCAACTGCAGGCACAACAGTATTTGGAGCCTTTGATCCAATACAGGAGATTGCAGACATTTGTGAAAAATACAACCTCTGGCTCCATGTAGAT gctgcctggggaggagggCTCTTAATGTCCCGAAAGCACCGTCATAAACTGAATGGAATAGAAAG AGCCAACTCAGTCACTTGGAATCCACACAAGATGATGGGTGTGCTGTTACAATGTTCTGCCATTCTTGTCCGGGAGAAG GGCATCCTTCAAGGCTGCAATCAAATGTGTGCAGGCTATCTCTTCCAGCCAGACAAACAGTATGATGTCTCCTACGACACTGGAGATAAGGCAATACAGTGTGGTCGACATGTGGACATTTTCAAATTCTGGTTGATGTGGAAAGCAAAG GGTACAGTAGGATTTGAAAATCAGATCAATAAatgcctggagctggcagaatATCTCTACACTAAAATCaaaaacagagaagaatttGAGATGGTTTTTGAAGGGGAG CCAGAGCATACAAATGTATGTTTTTGGTATATTCCTCCAAGCCTCAGGGGCATGCCAGACTCTgatgagagaagagaaaagTTACACAGG GTGGCACCAAAAATCAAGGCATTGATGATGGAATCAGGTACCACTATGGTTGGATATCAGCCTCAGGGTGATAAAGTCAACTTCTTCCGAATGGTCATCTCAAACCCAGCTGCAACTAAGTCTGACATTGACTTCCTCATTGAGGAAATTGAGAGATTGGGGCAGGACCTGTAG